In a genomic window of Bacteroidota bacterium:
- a CDS encoding DUF192 domain-containing protein, whose amino-acid sequence MPKRNNKNKYLGYISAFLVLAFGAAYIFSSLPGDKKQQSAKTKVRKVEIPFRKDADLSIISAKEGTIINLNTEIAEDDFHTQQGLMYRSHMEENNSMLFIFPDEQIRTFYMKNTRIGLDIIYADKTGKIVSFA is encoded by the coding sequence ATGCCAAAAAGAAATAATAAGAATAAGTATTTAGGATACATTTCTGCCTTTTTAGTGCTTGCATTTGGAGCAGCATATATATTTAGCAGCTTACCTGGAGATAAGAAACAACAAAGTGCTAAGACCAAAGTGCGCAAGGTTGAAATTCCATTCAGGAAAGATGCCGATTTATCGATAATATCGGCTAAAGAAGGTACAATTATCAACCTAAACACCGAAATAGCCGAGGACGATTTCCACACCCAACAGGGACTGATGTACAGAAGTCACATGGAAGAAAACAACTCCATGCTGTTTATTTTCCCCGATGAGCAGATAAGGACTTTTTACATGAAAAATACCCGAATCGGTCTGGATATTATCTATGCCGATAAAACCGGGAAAATTGTAAGTTTTGCCAA
- the lgt gene encoding prolipoprotein diacylglyceryl transferase, whose product MTLLSIVWDVPKGIEIGNFEIRYYSLMFALAYILGYQIMKKIFIDEKIKQEYLDSLFMYSMISMIIGARLGHVFFYDWDYYSQHPGEIIKIWHGGLASHGAAIAMILTFIYFAKKVIKQPPLWLLDRMGITVALAGVFIRLGNLMNSEIIGKASDLPWAFVFKNAYVADPMTPRHPSQIYESLGYLITFVVLYFLFWKTDKKKYLGYIFGVFLVMLWSVRFLVEFVKENQEAFEDNMAMNMGQLLSIPLILIGVYLMYSSKNRIYNYAKKK is encoded by the coding sequence ATGACCCTACTATCAATTGTTTGGGATGTCCCAAAAGGTATAGAAATCGGAAATTTTGAAATCAGATATTACAGTCTGATGTTTGCCTTAGCATACATTTTGGGGTATCAGATAATGAAGAAAATTTTCATCGATGAGAAAATTAAACAGGAATATCTCGATTCTCTTTTCATGTATTCGATGATTTCGATGATAATTGGTGCCCGATTGGGTCATGTGTTTTTTTATGACTGGGATTACTACTCACAACATCCCGGAGAAATTATAAAGATCTGGCATGGAGGATTGGCAAGCCACGGGGCAGCAATAGCCATGATACTGACTTTCATCTACTTTGCTAAAAAAGTTATAAAACAACCGCCATTGTGGTTGCTCGACAGAATGGGAATTACGGTTGCACTTGCCGGAGTTTTTATCAGACTGGGTAATCTGATGAATTCCGAAATAATTGGAAAGGCGAGTGACCTGCCGTGGGCATTTGTATTTAAAAATGCATATGTAGCCGATCCTATGACGCCACGTCACCCATCGCAGATATACGAATCGTTAGGATATCTGATAACATTTGTGGTTCTGTATTTCCTTTTCTGGAAAACAGATAAGAAGAAATACCTGGGATATATTTTCGGTGTATTCTTAGTGATGCTTTGGTCGGTTAGATTTTTGGTTGAATTCGTTAAGGAAAACCAGGAAGCTTTTGAAGATAATATGGCGATGAACATGGGACAGCTACTGAGTATTCCGCTAATTTTAATAGGAGTATATCTTATGTACTCATCGAAAAACAGAATTTACAATTATGCCAAAAAGAAATAA
- the yidD gene encoding membrane protein insertion efficiency factor YidD: protein MSLSKMLAIPFIWFVKFYKVAISPYLGSNCRYTPTCSTYTIEALQKHGVFHGGWLSIKRIVSCNPWGGHGHDPVPEPKIKTKNLNIKK, encoded by the coding sequence ATGAGCCTATCAAAAATGCTTGCAATACCGTTTATTTGGTTTGTAAAGTTCTACAAAGTAGCTATATCTCCATATTTGGGTTCAAATTGCAGATATACACCAACTTGCTCTACTTATACTATTGAAGCATTGCAAAAGCACGGTGTTTTTCATGGAGGTTGGCTTTCAATAAAAAGAATCGTAAGTTGCAACCCCTGGGGAGGTCACGGACACGATCCGGTGCCGGAACCAAAAATTAAAACCAAGAATCTTAATATAAAAAAATAA